One genomic segment of Syngnathus acus chromosome 1, fSynAcu1.2, whole genome shotgun sequence includes these proteins:
- the slx4 gene encoding structure-specific endonuclease subunit SLX4: protein MNESDQDFVDLCSKLLKRSRKKGSEPKRRRIDQQTSCQTSDGNQRNEGSSGSQLVRTDSQPARIEAQQLMGNTGKVVHNSGDVLLSFAQTTEPGMGAKDKLLNGMQQFKRANQPRMVHNVEHGRDPSPPQSEIPQSSTSEHHLRLQDSDEVLAVRMQKQLDHEAAEVHTLDLADEGLFFCHICHRNVSHMTPEGRAQHINRCLDDREHQMAAPPCPPPADVPDCPICGKKFKSHKSRSTHLKRCSADMGVSPTDLLQALQRQAEEAQRATSNTLIQTGGGKRKGVMKANPAAKKKPRKKTDPLDEDTIMALALSSSLLEQERKQLSLAGTEIIATDSSMNPVLKWRPDAGKGHGKRKKGTAPRPPPILLIQDADTALTRLQERVSALLLCSRAPSPPTPTRCPSTLSTLSDAAPLWQKSALLNGHSTSVLDFFVPELKDFLAPWEPARIPGASTQSNDKASILSSSQTTACSSAPSSPSTGHLPANSQALQELVDLSNDEIARSTYTAPGPNKDKNTSLYTDLQVSGFFLEETTDPCVKGAPEGDLQCQAGRSLCQPEATKECSSHLSVALSTLASNLSSMVNNPLLSDWQLQVDSGQVFFAHSFMIYARCPLLAEMMHESGIGVHEEGMPAAQRVLINDVPGQAVLVLLQYLYTAHFSFSASLHPHVLELASRFDLQELQQLCECHTDEASAQDDAGAAASPGEHFSNGTDEDLTALFNSMWCQEDDADQDESNVHKATDVASGDKELHEEQVNEEELDEIYEFAATQRMRDEEEVSVGESDEGEISSKLSEPGEIPGKCSDKSPQHEFDPLPDHSLDSSYNRLFSDSEALSKEDQHSFSPPSSTPPQAHTPYAPTFKSSGRTTLQSSASLRSDIPTDPSILPPHRNDNCCTVGVKDIVEQEPPEQGMPQSRVPLLSNSPQIKEPDLIVLSDSSEDMEGSVSNPSAQSPILSHSHSKQNFTHLKPTEPSAEQKHSRNMEHSLVDLSESPNQCNPLDCSPELFWIVPPTPVKTSPRRTSLESSTHTKSSMRRAELFPKEFCNTSKTSNSPTCISTSVCPLEESGAWLNPEKAEVDSPALAEPKFSLFSGVSNHLHDSSKQETPLQSRFEPSSSTPLHLDVLQHRIRLDTSPPYTGIDEQKSFSQEHESPEKILFDSFHLSPFSDSSQPQSSTTHKSSHNSTGFKPMSGTTSREDGKIAQLDDNVIEEDERNQSFEQASLFMDEPPMAFNDSWGLNGCDDVAGNSRCFSLRLEDSGGRSRPVDAAASSGTSPSPPSCQNGANRYQEPQNLTSQPSTSKKAQTFQTSTADVMTDIAPEMSDSNLVANMWDSLEEEEEILPLSERLKPSAQLKTPSPPRNKKRPTLPLVPITPMPHYSDMDTPELKNKLNRFGVRALPKRQMIVKLKEIHQYTHQLVNSDCEDEAPCAGPAARTKLAPSKSLAAGDRPVSLEHKVHFKEPGVATSISAGKHNREEDTEPLSNSQDSNVSSTTSSEDSERHNPELCLSSGADSDSEGGISASQAATRLQDRLQAVRSFILSDSGLYTQILQYQPLVLSQLQERLKAAGIRLGAAKLVKFLDSQCITFTTAKPGQAAPTRRRVRKPGKKAKAAGK, encoded by the exons ATGAACGAGTCGGACCAGGACTTTGTTGACCTCTGCTCGAAGCTGTTGAAACGGTCCCGCAAGAAAGGATCCGAGCCAAAACGTAGGCGAATCGACCAGCAGACATCTTGTCAGACCAGCGATGGGAACCAAAGAAACGAGGGAAGCTCTGGATCTCAGCTTGTCAGAACGGACTCACAGCCTGCTCGTATCGAAGCACAACAGCTCATGGGAAACACGGGCAAGGTTGTTCATAATTCAGGAGATGTTTTGTTATCTTTTGCACAAACAACTGAACCGGGCATGGGGGCAAAAGATAAATTACTCAACGGGATGCAACAGTTTAAGAGAGCCAACCAGCCGAGGATGGTGCACAATGTAGAGCATGGCAGGGATCCATCTCCTCCACAGTCAG AAATACCACAGTCCTCCACTTCAGAGCACCATCTGAGGCTTCAGGACAGCGATGAGGTTCTGGCCGTGCGGATGCAGAAGCAACTTGACCATGAGGCGGCAGAGGTCCACACACTGGACTTGGCAGATGAGGGTCTCTTCTTTTGCCACATCTGTCACCGAAACGTATCTCACATGACACCCGAAGGGCGCGCACAGCACATCAACAG GTGTTTAGATGACCGTGAGCATCAAATGGCTGCTCCTCCTTGTCCTCCTCCTGCGGATGTCCCCGACTGTCCAATCTGTGGCAAGAAATTCAAATCGCACAAGAGTCGCTCCACCCACTTAAAGCGTTGCTCGGCGGACATGGGTGTCAGTCCTACCGACCTGCTGCAGGCGCTTCAGAGGCAGGCCGAAGAGGCGCAACGTGCCACGAGCAACACACT CATACAGACTGGAGGAGGCAAGAGGAAAGGCGTAATGAAGGCAAACCcggcggcaaaaaaaaagcccaggaAAAAGACTGACCCCCTGGATGAAGACACCATAATGGCCCTGGCTCTGTCATCCTCCCTGTTGGAACAGGAGAGGAAGCAGCTAAGTCTGGCAGGAACAGAAATCATCGCCACTGATTCCTCCATGAATCCTGTGTTGAAGTGGAGGCCAGATGCCG GTAAGGGTCATGGTAAGAGGAAAAAGGGCACGGcccctcgtcctcctccgaTTCTTCTCATCCAGGATGCTGATACGGCCCTGACAAGGCTGCAGGAACGTGTTTCTGCCCTGCTCCTATGCAGTCGAGCTCCATCTCCACCTACCCCGACTCGCTGTCCCAGCACCTTGTCCACCTTGAGCGACGCTGCCCCCCTCTGGCAAAAGAGTGCACTGCTGAATGGACACTCAACCAGCGTATTAGACTTCTTCGTCCCGGAGCTCAAAGACTTTCTCGCACCGTGGGAACCAGCACGA ATTCCCGGCGCTTCCACCCAATCCAACGACAAGGCTTCCATCTTATCGTCCTCTCAGACAACTGCCTGCTCCTCAGCTCCCTCCAGTCCGTCTACGGGACATCTCCCAGCAAACAGTCAAGCCCTGCAAGAATTAGTGGACCTGTCCAATGATGAAATCGCCCGCAGTACCTACACTGCTCCTGGCCCTAACAAAg ACAAAAACACTAGTTTATACACAGACCTCCAAGTGAGTGGCTTCTTTCTAGAAGAAACTACTGACCCCTGTGTGAAAGGTGCCCCTGAAGGTGACCTCCAGTGCCAAGCAGGAAGGTCTTTATGTCAACCAGAAGCAACGAAAGAGTGCAGCAGTCATTTATCA GTGGCACTATCCACCTTGGCATCAAACCTGAGCAGCATGGTGAATAACCCACTGCTCAGTGACTGGCAACTCCAGGTGGACAGTGGCCAAGTCTTCTTTGCTCATTCCTTCATGATATACGCACGATGCCCCCTCTTGGCAGAAATG ATGCATGAAAGTGGAATCGGGGTGCATGAGGAGGGAATGCCGGCCGCTCAAAGGGTGTTGATCAACGATGTCCCAGGACAGGCGGTGTTGGTTCTGCTGCAGTACCTCTACACTGCTCACTTTTCCTTCTCAGCGTCATTACATCCTCATGTACTGGAGTTGGCATCCAG GTTTGATCTACAGGAGCTGCAGCAGCTATGCGAGTGTCACACTGATGAAGCTTCAGCTCAGGATGATGCCGGAGCCGCCGCAAGCCCCGGGGAGCACTTCAGCAACGGCACAGATGAGGATTTAACAGCGCTCTTCAACTCCATGTGGTGCCAGGAAGACGATGCAGACCAAGACGAGAGCAATGTCCACAAAGCTACTGACGTCGCATCAGGCGACAAAGAGCTCCACGAGGAGCAGGTGAACGAGGAAGAGCTGGATGAGATTTATGAGTTTGCCGCCACACAGAGAATgagggatgaggaggaggtgagCGTGGGAGAAAGTGATGAGGGAGAGATATCAAGCAAATTAAGTGAACCAGGAGAGATTCCAGGAAAATGTAGTGACAAAAGCCCTCAGCATGAATTCGACCCTCTTCCGGACCACAGTCTTGATAGTAGTTATAATCGCCTCTTCTCAGATTCTGAGGCGCTCTCCAAAGAAGATCAACACTCCTTCAGTCCTCCTTCCTCGACTCCACCACAAGCACATACGCCTTATGCTCCCACGTTCAAATCATCTGGTAGAACCACGCTTCAGTCCTCAGCAAGTTTACGCAGTGACATTCCCACCGATCCGTCCATCTTGCCCCCACACCGGAATGATAACTGCTGTACTGTTGGAGTTAAGGATATAGTTGAACAGGAACCGCCGGAACAAGGTATGCCTCAAAGCCGTGTCCCACTACTTTCAAACTCCCCCCAGATAAAGGAGCCAGACCTGATAGTTTTGTCAGACTCCAGTGAGGACATGGAGGGATCCGTTTCTAATCCCAGTGCCCAGAGTCCCATCTTGTCACATTCGCACAGCAAGCAGAACTTCACTCACTTAAAGCCGACAGAACCTTCTGCGGAGCAAAAGCACTCCAGAAATATGGAGCATAGTCTAGTTGATCTAAGTGAATCTCCTAACCAATGTAATCCTTTAGATTGTTCGCCAGAGCTCTTTTGGATCGTCCCCCCCACACCAGTCAAAACCAGTCCCAGAAGAACAAGTTTGGAGAGTTCCACTCACACCAAAAGCAGCATGCGTAGGGCAGAGCTGTTCCCAAAAGAGTTTTGCAACACATCGAAGACCTCCAACAGTCCCACTTGTATTTCGACCAGCGTTTGCCCACTGGAGGAAAGTGGCGCTTGGCTGAATCCGGAAAAAGCAGAAGTGGACTCGCCAGCGCTTGCCGAGCCCAAATTTTCACTTTTCTCAGGCGTTTCCAATCACCTCCATGATTCGTCAAAGCAAGAGACGCCTCTCCAGTCCCGCTTTGAGCCTTCTAGCAGCACTCCTCTGCACTTAGATGTCCTCCAGCACCGAATTCGGCTCGACACCTCGCCGCCCTACACAGGGATTGATGAGCAAAAGTCATTTAGCCAAGAACACGAAAGCCCAGAGAAGATACTATTTGATAGCTTCCATCTCTCCCCCTTTTCTGACTCTTCACAGCCACAATCTTCTACCACTCACAAAAGTAGTCACAACAGCACGGGCTTTAAGCCAATGAGTGGAACAACATCAAGAGAAGATGGAAAGATCGCACAGTTGGATGATAATGTCATAGAAGAAGACGAAAGAAACCAAAGTTTTGAACAGGCTTCACTGTTCATGGACGAGCCACCGATGGCGTTCAACGACTCATGGGGCCTCAACGGCTGTGATGACGTCGCTGGGAACTCGAGATGCTTTAGTCTGAGACTAGAGGACAGCGGAGGACGCAGTCGGCCAGTGGACGCGGCTGCCTCGTCCGGCACCTCTCCGTCACCGCCATCCTGTCAAAATGGTGCGAATCGATACCAAGAACCCCAAAACCTGACTTCACAGCCATCTACTAGTAAGAAGGCTCAGACCTTCCAGACTTCAACAGCTGATGTCATGACTGATATTGCACCAGAAATGAGTGACAGCAACCTGGTCGCAAACATGTGGGACAGTttagaggaggaagaggagattCTGCCTCTTTCTGAAAGGCTGAAGCCTTCTGCCCAACTAAAAACACCAT CTCCTCCTCGCAATAAAAAACGTCCCACTCTGCCTCTAGTGCCCATCACGCCAATGCCTCACTACTCTGATATGGATACGCCAGAACTAAAGAACAAACTGAACAG GTTTGGTGTCCGGGCATTACCAAAGCGCCAGATGATTGTCAAGTTGAAAGAGATCCACCAGTATACGCACCAGCTGGTCAACTCTGACTGTGAAGATGAGGCACCCTGTGCAGGGCCTGCAGCCCGGACAAAGCTCGCTCCCTCGAAGTCTTTGGCTGCTGGCGACAGGCCCGTCTCCTTGGAACACAAAGTCCATTTTAAGGAGCCCGGAGTGGCCACTTCCATCTCTGCGGGGAAACACAACCGAGAGGAGGACACAGAGCCGCTGTCCAACTCTCAAGACTCCAATGTCTCTTCAACTACTTCAAGTGAAGACTCTGAGAG GCACAACCCGGAGCTCTGTCTTTCCTCCGGTGCCGACTCAGACAGTGAAGGCGGTATATCAGCTTCCCAAGCGGCCACCCGCCTCCAAGATCGGCTGCAGGCCGTGCGCTCGTTCATCCTGTCAGACTCCGGCCTGTACACTCAGATCCTGCAATACCAGCCTCTGGTCCTTTCTCAACTCCAGGAGCGCCTGAAAGCGGCAGGCATCCGTCTCGGTGCCGCCAAGCTGGTTAAGTTTTTGGACTCCCAGTGCATCACCTTCACCACGGCCAAACCGGGGCAGGCCGCACCCACTCGTAGGCGTGTCAGGAAACCGGGCAAGAAGGCAAAAGCAGCAGGGAAATGA